The Nitrososphaera sp. region GGTGGTGAATCATGGATTTTGCTTCTAGAACAAGTTTTCGCGCCGCTTATCTGGGATCATCTCTGCTTGTCGCCGATTGATTGGTCGTGGAGGAAGAAATTACAAAAGGTCAAAACAGGATCACAAAGTTTGCATGCGATTCTTGCCTCAGCATCTTTGACACACTGCAGCAATTTGTCGAGCATAAAGCGATGACAGGACATAGATCCTATCACGTTCACGAATTACGACAGAATTAACGTTATGGCACCACAAGCCTTATCTACCCTATGGTGCCATAGTCGGCAGCTTTGGTCAAGGGAAAAAAGGGGCGCGTCAAACTCCAAAAGCGCTTTGCCTACAAGTACAACGATGAAGACCACTTTAAGCACATTCTCACAATTCCTGAAGAACTCATTAACGAGCTTGGCTGGAAACACGGTCAGGAATTGGAGCCGTACGTCAAGGATGGCAAACTTGTTTTCGAGCAGCCAGAACCCGAAGGTAAGCGCAGGTAGTTATGGCACCATAAAGAATATATATTATGGCGCCATAAGAGTGTATGGTGCCATAAGTGGCGAGCAAAGAACTGCAACCAAGCCGTGAAGAAAACGGAATGACGATAGCTCATTTGGGAGGATACGTCAGACGCGTTGACGAGAACTCGTACGTTGTCAGGTCGCAATCTGGAAACGGGGAGTATCAGGTTATCTCTGGCGAGCTCGGCTGGTTGTGCTCTTGCCCCGACTTTATGTATCGAGTAAGCCGAAACTTGGGCGAAAAGTGCAAGCACATCTATGCGGTTCACTTTTCAAAGGAATTTAGAAAAACCGTAGCACAGCAAGTAACCATAAAGGAAATTCACGATACCGTGTCTTGCATCCGCTGCGGCGCTGACAAAAGCCAAGTAGTCAAGGACTCTATCCGCAAAAACAAGAACCACAGCATACAGAGATACAAGTGCAAGTCATGCGGAAAACGCTTCTCTTACAACATCGGCTTTGAGAGCATGAGAGCAAGCCCGCAAATGATAACGACAGCAATGCAACTATACTTTACCGGCGAATCAACGAGGAACGTTCAGAAATTCCTGCAGCTTCAAGGAGTGAACCTGTCGCACATGGCGGTATATCGCTGGATAGGTCGCTACGTGAAATTGATGGATGAGTACCTTTCCAAGATGCAGCCAAGCGTGTCAGGAATATGGAGAACCGACGAACTCTATCTGAAAATGAAGGGCAACCCGAAATATCTCTATGCAATGATGGATGACGATACAAGGTTCTGGCTCGCTTCGCAGGTATCGCCGTACAAGAACACTGAAGACGTAAGACCACTGTTCAAGCAGGCCCGCGAAACGGCAGGCAAAAAGCCGGACATGCTGATTAGCGACGGAGCTCGCAACTTTTCAGAAGCATATCAAAAGGAATATTGGAGCAGGATTGAGCCTCGCACCTCTCATATCCGACACATTCACCTAAAGA contains the following coding sequences:
- a CDS encoding DDE-type integrase/transposase/recombinase; the encoded protein is MASKELQPSREENGMTIAHLGGYVRRVDENSYVVRSQSGNGEYQVISGELGWLCSCPDFMYRVSRNLGEKCKHIYAVHFSKEFRKTVAQQVTIKEIHDTVSCIRCGADKSQVVKDSIRKNKNHSIQRYKCKSCGKRFSYNIGFESMRASPQMITTAMQLYFTGESTRNVQKFLQLQGVNLSHMAVYRWIGRYVKLMDEYLSKMQPSVSGIWRTDELYLKMKGNPKYLYAMMDDDTRFWLASQVSPYKNTEDVRPLFKQARETAGKKPDMLISDGARNFSEAYQKEYWSRIEPRTSHIRHIHLKNDHNNNKMERLNGELRDREKVMRSLKRIDSPIIKGMQHNHNFMRGHMGLGGRTPAEVAGIKVEGQNKWLTVIQNAAKERYKN